The segment TGCGGGTGCTGGACCTGGGCTGCGGCTTCGGCGCCTTCAGCCACTGGGCCCATGCACAGGGCGCGGCCACGGTGCTGGGCCTGGATGTGTCGGAGCGCATGCTGGCGCAGGCCCGCGCCCATGAGACCGAGGGGCTGCGCTTTCAGCGCGCCGATCTGGAGGATCTGGCGGGACTCGGCCTGGCCGAGGCCGGCTTCGACCTGGCCCACAGCGCCTTGCTGCTGCATTACATCGAGAACCTCGAGGGGCTGCTGGCGGCGCTGCAGCGCGTGCTGTGCCCCGGGGCGAGCCTGGTGCTCTCGCTGGAGCATCCGGTCTTCACGGCACCGATGCGGCAGGCCTGGGCGCCGTCGGACGAGGCGGGCCGGCGCCACTGGCCGCTGGAGGGCTATGGGCGGGAGGGCGAGCGGCTGAGCGACTGGCTGGCGCCGGGTGTGCGCAAGCAGCATCGGCGGCTGGAGACCTATGTCAGCGCCTTGCTGCGCCAGGGCTTCCGGCTCCAGGCCCTGCAGGAGTGGCAGCCCAGCGCAGCGCAGATCGCGGCCACACCGGCCCTGGCTCAGGAGTGCGAACGCCCCATGTATCTGCTGATCCGCGCCGAGCGGGTCTGAGCCGGGTTCAGCTCTCGTCCAGCCCCAGCGCCGCGGGATCACCGCGGCCACGACGCACCAGCACGGCCTCGTCGGCGCTCATGTCCACCACGGTGGTGGGCTGCATGGGGCAGGCGCCGGCGTCGATGATGAGTTGCAGCAGCTTGTCGTAGCGCTCGCTGATGTCCTGGGCGTCATTGAGCGGGTCCTGCTCGCCCGGCGGGATCAGGGTGGTGGCCAGCAGGGGCTGACCGAAGATGGCCAGCAGCTCCTGGGTCACGCGGTGGTCGGGCACGCGCAGGCCGATGGTGCGGCGCGAGGGGTGGGAGACCCGCCGCGGCACCTCCTTGGTGGCCTGCAGGATGAAGGTGAAGGGCCCCGGCGTGGCGCTCTTGATCAGGCGGTACTGCCGGTTGTCCACCCGGGCGTAGTTGGCCAGCTCGCTGAGATCGCGGCAGAGCAGGGTCAGGTGATGCTTGTCGTCCACGCCGCGGATGCGACGCAGGTTCTCGGCGGCGGCCTTGTCGTCCAGGTGGCAGACCAGGGCGTAGCTGGAGTCGGTCGGGATCGCTGCAATGCCGCCCTGGGCCAGGATCTGCGCGGCCTGGCGCAAGAAGCGCGCTTGCGGGTTGTCGGGGTGGACTTCAAAGAGTTGGGCCATGCGGTCATTCTGCGCCCGGGCCGCCGGGCGTTGGCGCGGGGTTTGTCCCCTGAGCGCGTGGGCGACCGGCGGGGCAGGGCCACGCTGGCGCCGGCGTCGCGTGCGCAAGACAGGCCGTGCGCCTTGCGCGCATTCTGATTCATTGATTGCGAACAATTCGCATTAATAAATAGAATCATGGCTTGTGCACGCCATGGCGTGCGTCGCAGCCCCAGAGGCCGGCCAAGCGCCGCGGGGCAGGGCGCCCCGGCGGCGCTTTCTTCTTGGGCCCGGAGCTTTGCCGGGTCGCCCCCTCCCTCATTGATGTTCCGATTGGAGTTCCCCCGATGAAGCCCCGTTTTCTGATGAACGCCTGCGCCCTGGCGGCCGGCCTGGCCCTGGGTCTGGAGGTGCAGGCCCAGCAGACCTCGCTGGAGACGGTGGTGGTCACGGGCAAGCGTGCCCAGCGCATCTCCAAGGGCGCGACCGGCCTGCCCATGGACATCAAGGAGACGCCGCAGAGCATCAGCACCCTGGAGCGCGAGGACCTGGCCGACTTCGGCCTGAGCGGCAGCAACGAGGCCCTGGGCCTGGCCACCGGCATCAATGTGGAGCAGTACGAGACCAACCGCGCCACCTTCAATGCGCGCGGCTTCGAGGTCCAGCTGACCCAGGTGGACGGTCTGGGCATGAGCAATGCCTGGGGCACGGTGGTGGGCCGGGAGGACACCTTTCTCTTCGAGCGTATCGAGCTGATCCGCGGTGCCAACGGCCTGCTCACCGGCGTGGGCAATGCCTCGGGCACCATCAACTATGTGCGCAAGCGTCCGCTCAACCAGGACGGCGGCCAGGTCGGGCTGGCCCTGGGCGCCTATGGCCTCAAGCGCGCCACCCTGGACTACAACAAGGTGCTGAGCGAGGATGGCGGCTGGGCCGGCCGCCTGGTGCTGGCGCATGAGGACAAGGACTCGCACCTGCGCGATCTGCACGACAGGCGCAGCACGCTCTACGGCGTGGTGGACGGCCAGATCGGCCGGGACGGCGTGCTGACCCTGGGCCTGAGCGCGGTGGACGCCAAGCAGGACTCGCCCATGTGGGGCTCGCTGACCCTGCGCCGCTCGGACGGCAGCCAGGCCGAGTTCGATGTGGGCGCCTCCACCTCGCAGAAGTGGACCTACTGGAACACCCAGAGCTACAACGCCTTCATCGAGTACGCCCACCGCCTAAGCAGCGACTGGGAGGCCAAGCTGACTTACAACCAGCGCCATGGCAACGAGGCCACCCGCCTGTTCTACGCCTATGTGCCCGAGACCGGCGTGCTCAATCCCGACAACAGCGGCCTGGTGGGCATGCCCTACCGCAGCCTGGGCAGCAGCGACAACCGCCTGCTGGATGCCAACCTCAGTGGCCGCTTCAGCGCCTTCGGCCGCCAGCACAAGCTGCTGCTGGGCCTGAGCCGCTCCAATGAGAAGACGGCGGTGGACACCTTTGCCGCGGCCCCGCGAGACAGCCATGCCCTGCCGGCCTTCCCCTATGGCAACGATGTCTATGGCGAACCCGCCTGGGGCCCGCGCGCGCCCAGCACCCGGGGCGAGCAGACGCTCACGCGCTTGTACGCCGCCTCCCACCTCAGCCTGGCCGAGGGGCTCAAGGGCGTGCTGGGCCTGAATGCGGTGCGCCTGCAGCGCAGCGGCGCTTCCATCTATGGCAGCGCCGCCACCAACACCGTGTACCCCGATACCGAGAAGACCAGCCCCTATCTGGGCCTGAGCTATGAGTTCACGCCCGATGTGCTGGGCTATCTGTCCTATTCCGACATCTTCCAGAACCAGGACCAGACCGACTTCAAGGGCGCCTATCTGGCCCCGATGAAGGGCGTGAACACCGAGCTCGGGATCAAGGCCGAATGGCTGGGCAAGTCCCTGCTCACCACGG is part of the Shinella sp. XGS7 genome and harbors:
- a CDS encoding bifunctional 2-polyprenyl-6-hydroxyphenol methylase/3-demethylubiquinol 3-O-methyltransferase UbiG, translated to MSPRTQNIYDDPRFFAGYSQLARSVQGLDAALEWPALRALLPPLAGLRVLDLGCGFGAFSHWAHAQGAATVLGLDVSERMLAQARAHETEGLRFQRADLEDLAGLGLAEAGFDLAHSALLLHYIENLEGLLAALQRVLCPGASLVLSLEHPVFTAPMRQAWAPSDEAGRRHWPLEGYGREGERLSDWLAPGVRKQHRRLETYVSALLRQGFRLQALQEWQPSAAQIAATPALAQECERPMYLLIRAERV
- a CDS encoding L-threonylcarbamoyladenylate synthase; translated protein: MAQLFEVHPDNPQARFLRQAAQILAQGGIAAIPTDSSYALVCHLDDKAAAENLRRIRGVDDKHHLTLLCRDLSELANYARVDNRQYRLIKSATPGPFTFILQATKEVPRRVSHPSRRTIGLRVPDHRVTQELLAIFGQPLLATTLIPPGEQDPLNDAQDISERYDKLLQLIIDAGACPMQPTTVVDMSADEAVLVRRGRGDPAALGLDES
- a CDS encoding TonB-dependent siderophore receptor, giving the protein MKPRFLMNACALAAGLALGLEVQAQQTSLETVVVTGKRAQRISKGATGLPMDIKETPQSISTLEREDLADFGLSGSNEALGLATGINVEQYETNRATFNARGFEVQLTQVDGLGMSNAWGTVVGREDTFLFERIELIRGANGLLTGVGNASGTINYVRKRPLNQDGGQVGLALGAYGLKRATLDYNKVLSEDGGWAGRLVLAHEDKDSHLRDLHDRRSTLYGVVDGQIGRDGVLTLGLSAVDAKQDSPMWGSLTLRRSDGSQAEFDVGASTSQKWTYWNTQSYNAFIEYAHRLSSDWEAKLTYNQRHGNEATRLFYAYVPETGVLNPDNSGLVGMPYRSLGSSDNRLLDANLSGRFSAFGRQHKLLLGLSRSNEKTAVDTFAAAPRDSHALPAFPYGNDVYGEPAWGPRAPSTRGEQTLTRLYAASHLSLAEGLKGVLGLNAVRLQRSGASIYGSAATNTVYPDTEKTSPYLGLSYEFTPDVLGYLSYSDIFQNQDQTDFKGAYLAPMKGVNTELGIKAEWLGKSLLTTAALFSAKQQGLATYAGVNDKGNSWYEPKDVKSRGLELEASGRLSRDTRLTLGYTRLLLTGPDGRDIYEWVPRNTLNFRVDSRLSALPALRLGLGGRWQSAVSKAGGAAQPAYLLANAFAAYELSPAATLRLNINNIFDKKYITGLAYGAIYGAPRNAAISLDYKL